CAGACCGGCATTGCGAGGCAAAAGGCGCAGGCGGCCAAGGAGCAGGGCATAGCGATGTCGTTCGACGCGCATGAGGTTGCTCAGGAGCTGGTCAGCCTGGTCGGATTCGAGTTGACGGGGGCTCAGAAGCGTTGCGCGAGGGAGATTTGGCGGGACATGGCGCAACCGCACCCAATGAATCGTCTCTTGCAGGGCGACGTGGGGTCGGGAAAGACGGCCGTTGCGGCGGCGGCTCTGCTCGCCGCCGTTCGTTCTGGCTATCAGGCAGCGATCATGGCGCCGACGGAGATTCTGGCCGAACAGCATTGGAGCACCTTGGCCAATCTGATGGTCGGCGCGGGCATCCCGGTCGAGTTGATGTTGGGCAAGATGACCAAGAAGCAGAAGGAGCAAGCGCGAGAGCGGGTCTTGGCAGGCGATTCGATGGTGGCAGTCGGCACGCACGCGCTGATTCAAGAGGGCGTCGAGTTCCGCAACTTAGGGTTGGTCGTGATCGACGAACAGCATCGTTTCGGCGTCATGCAGCGCAAGGCGCTGAGGCAGAAAGGCGCCAACCCGCACGTATTGGTGATGACCGCAACGCCGATCCCGCGGACGCTGACCATGACGATTTATGGCGAGTTGGACACTTCGATCATCGACGAAATGCCGCCGGGACGCAAGCCCGTGCGCACGCATTGGAAGGCGCCGGATCAGCGCGGAAGCGTCTATGCCGGCGTCAGAAAACTGCTGAGCGAGGGTCGGCAGGCCTATGTGATCTGTCCGCTGGTCGAAGAATCGGAGAAGCTTCAGGCCCAGGCGGCGGAGGAACTCTTCGAGAAGCTTCGGCGCGACATCTTCCCGGACATTGAGGTCGGCTTGTTGCACGGGCGCATGAAACCGGCGGAAAAGGAGCTGGCCATGGAGCGGTTTCGCAACGGCGATGTCAAGGTCTTAGTTGCGACGACCGTGGTCGAGGTGGGCGTGGACGTGCCCAACGCCACCGTGATGGTGATCGAGGACGCCGATCGGTTCGGCTTGGCGCAACTGCATCAGCTCCGCGGTCGAATTGGTCGAGGCGATCAGCAGTCCTTTTGCGTCATGATCGGCGATCCCAAATCGGACGATGGTCGGGCGCGATTAGACACAATGGTGGCGACGACCGACGGCTTCCGGATTGCAGAAGAAGACTTGAAACTGCGCGGGCCGGGCGAGATATACGGCGTTCGCCAAAGCGGGATGCCGGTACTGAAGGTCGGCGATCTGATTCAAGATCGAGAAGTTTTGATCTCGGCTCGCGAGGAGGCTTTCGAGATCGTCAAGGCCGATCCGGATTTGAGTCAAAGGGAAAACTACCGATTGCGCGAAGCCTTAGAGAATCAGATCGCCAAACTGGACGTGGTCAACGTCAGCTAATGAAGAGAATCGCCGTCTATCCGGGCAGTTTCGACCCTCCGACGATGGGGCACGTCGACATCATCGAGCGAGGGGCGGCGCTGTTCGACGAGCTGATCGTGGCGGTAGCCGTTAACAGCCAAAAGCAGCCGTTCTTTACGACCGAAGAGCGGGTTGAAATTCTGAAAGAGTGTTGCGCCGACTATCCGAATGCTCGTGTGGACTCGTTTCAGGGTTTGCTGGTCGATTATGCTCAGAGCCAGGGCGCGTCGGCAATCGTGCGCGGTCTGCG
Above is a window of Armatimonadota bacterium DNA encoding:
- the recG gene encoding ATP-dependent DNA helicase RecG codes for the protein MPATAVRPLSTEVQFVPGVGPKVAQLLAKLEIYTLGDLLWHLPRRYEDRRRFLNVARARPGEYGLFKGKIITVDNQKARGGHMTLTKAYLDDGTGAIELIWFNQPWMRDRLVKTKAGVVVFGQVKSGGYSLQIETPEWEEASDSSDPIHFNRIVPIYPLTEGVYQKHLRRILYGAINLAETPPDILTDERLARLQLMPIHEAIRQVHFPDSEEQATEARRRLAFDEFLLIQTGIARQKAQAAKEQGIAMSFDAHEVAQELVSLVGFELTGAQKRCAREIWRDMAQPHPMNRLLQGDVGSGKTAVAAAALLAAVRSGYQAAIMAPTEILAEQHWSTLANLMVGAGIPVELMLGKMTKKQKEQARERVLAGDSMVAVGTHALIQEGVEFRNLGLVVIDEQHRFGVMQRKALRQKGANPHVLVMTATPIPRTLTMTIYGELDTSIIDEMPPGRKPVRTHWKAPDQRGSVYAGVRKLLSEGRQAYVICPLVEESEKLQAQAAEELFEKLRRDIFPDIEVGLLHGRMKPAEKELAMERFRNGDVKVLVATTVVEVGVDVPNATVMVIEDADRFGLAQLHQLRGRIGRGDQQSFCVMIGDPKSDDGRARLDTMVATTDGFRIAEEDLKLRGPGEIYGVRQSGMPVLKVGDLIQDREVLISAREEAFEIVKADPDLSQRENYRLREALENQIAKLDVVNVS
- the coaD gene encoding pantetheine-phosphate adenylyltransferase, whose product is MKRIAVYPGSFDPPTMGHVDIIERGAALFDELIVAVAVNSQKQPFFTTEERVEILKECCADYPNARVDSFQGLLVDYAQSQGASAIVRGLRALSDFEYEFQMASINRKLNEQIDTVCLLTRWEHAYLSSSIVKELFINGGDATGLAPEATLKKLAKRRAAG